The genomic DNA GGAAGATCTCGCAAATGTCTTCAGGCGAGCGGGGCGGCGAGGTGCCGCAACCCGTCAACAGTCCCGCGAGTATCAGTAGTCCAACCGTCTGCCCTGAATTCAAAAGCCGTCATCCCGTCATGCGCAAAAAGGGCGACAGTCTACGCGCTCAGGTCAATTGCTGACGATAGGGCAAATCCGGACCGGTCTTGCTGCACGTCAGCGCTGCGGCTTGTACGGCGAATTTGAGCATGGCGTCGATCTGCTCGCGACCGAGTTGCTGCACGCCGTCGACCGAGTCCAGACCGTGTTCTGTCAGCCAGGTGATCAGCGCGGCCTGGAAGGTATCGCCGGCGCCAACGGTATCGGCGATCTTCACCGAACAGGCCGGCACCGACCATGAGCCATGGGCGCGACTGAACACGGTTGCGCCTTCGCCGCCACGGGTCAGGAACACAATCTGGCAGCGGTGTTCGAGCCAGCCGCCGATGACGCGCTGCGGATCCTGTTCTGGATACAACAGGCTCAAGTCTTCGTCGCTGACTTTGATCAGGTCGGCCAATTGCACCAGCGTGGCGATGCGCTCACGCCACAGGTCTATGTTCGGCTCGGGATTGAGGCGTACGTTGGGGTCGAGGCTGATCAGGCGTTTGCCGCTTTCACGCTGGACCAGGGCCAGCAGCGTGTCGGCAATCGGTTGCACCACCAGCGAAAACGAACCGATGTGCAAACCGCGCACTTCAGGGCCAAGTGTCGGCAGGTGGGCGACGCTCAATTGCCGATCCGCGCAACCTTCGCCGCGAAAGCTGTAATGCGGCGAGCCGTTGGCGCCAACTGCGACCATCGCCAGCGTGGTCGGCGCAGCGAAATCCACCAGATAGTCCGGCCGTACACCTTCCTCCTGCAGGACTTGCTGCAAGCGGCGGCCGAGGTAGTCGGTGGACAGCCCACCGAACAAAGCCGAGTCCACGCCCAGGCGGCGCAAACCCACCGCGACGTTGAACGGCGAGCCGCCGGCAATCGCCTTGAAATTCACTTTCGAAGCCAGGCCGCTGGCGTCGTCTTCGCTGAAGAAATCAAACAGGGCTTCGCCACACACCAAATACATAATTGTTTGCTCTTTATAGGGTTGCGACATGCTGTTGATAGCGTTCATAAGCCTGCTGAAACGCCGCGACGTTGGCGGCGATCGGCAGGGTTTCACTGCCCGAGTCGAAGGTCACGCAGCGCTGGCAGAGGTCGGCCAGTGTGTCTTCGTGGCCGTTTGACCAGGATTTGCACCACGCTGCCTGAATCGCCGCGCCCAGGGCAGCGGCTTCGCTGTGTTCGGTGCAGATCACCGGGGTGTCCATGGTGTCGGCGACGATCTGCCGCCACACCGCGCTTTTCGAACCGCCGCCGATCAGGCAAATGCTGCGGCTTTGTAAACCATTCTGGCGCAGTAAATCCAGTCCGTAGCGCAAGCCGAAGGTGGTGCCTTCGACGGCGGCGCGGCATAGATTGGCCTGGGTCAGGTTGTCCAGCGTCAAGCCGTGCAGGCTGCCGGTGGCATGGGGCAGGGCGGGGACGCGCTCGCCGTTGAGGAACGGCAGCATGCTCACGCCTTCGGCGCCGATGGGCGCTTGAGCGACAAGAGCGTTGAACTGGACGAGGTCGAGGTCGAACAGGTCGCGGATCGCGCCGGTGGCATTGGTCAGGTTCATCGTGCAGATCAGCGGCAGCCAGCCGACGCTGGAGGAGCAGAAGGTCGCGACCGAGGCGTCCGGGCT from Pseudomonas baetica includes the following:
- a CDS encoding carbohydrate kinase family protein; the encoded protein is MYLVCGEALFDFFSEDDASGLASKVNFKAIAGGSPFNVAVGLRRLGVDSALFGGLSTDYLGRRLQQVLQEEGVRPDYLVDFAAPTTLAMVAVGANGSPHYSFRGEGCADRQLSVAHLPTLGPEVRGLHIGSFSLVVQPIADTLLALVQRESGKRLISLDPNVRLNPEPNIDLWRERIATLVQLADLIKVSDEDLSLLYPEQDPQRVIGGWLEHRCQIVFLTRGGEGATVFSRAHGSWSVPACSVKIADTVGAGDTFQAALITWLTEHGLDSVDGVQQLGREQIDAMLKFAVQAAALTCSKTGPDLPYRQQLT